The region AAGATGCAGGATACAAGATGCAGGATGCAGGATAAAAAATACTGAATTTTAGAATAATCTAATCTTCAAATTTCTTTATTCTACCAAGTCCATTTCCTCCACTAAATGTCCTGCTCCGGCAAATTTATCAACTATAAAAAGAAAATAACGAATATCCAATGAAATATTCCTGCACATTTTAGGATCATACATAATATCGCTCATTGTTCCTTCCCAGTTTCTGTCAAAATTTAATCCTATAAGATGCCCATAAGCATTTAGCACAGGACTACCTGAGTTCCCTCCTGTTGTGTGATTTGATGCAAGAAAACAAATATGCATTTTTCCATCTTCAGCATATTTCCCGTAGTCTTTATTTTCATATAATTCTTTAAGCTTTTCAGGAACATCATAATCATAAACATTAGGGTCGTCTTTTTCCATAATTCCTTTTAATGTAGTAAAATATGTGTATGTTATTGCATCCTTAGGTTCATAGGTATCTACTTTTCCATAAGTTAAACGCATTGTAGCATTAGCATCAGGATAAAATAATTTATCTTTTTGCATTTCCATCAGCCCTCTCATGTAATCTCTCATGAGTTTATCTTTTTTATTTTCAAGCTCTTGCAATTGTTTGGCATAATTACTTCTGTAATAACTAATAAAATCAGTCATTAGCATAAATACAGGGTCATTTGTAATTTTTTTATTTTTTGATGCTTTATAGCTATCCAAAAAATCATTCAATTTTTGCTGAGATGTCATAAATGATTCTTCAAAAACAAAATTTGAATATTTTTCAATATCTCCATCAAACTTATTTTGGATAGATAAAATCATTGGAGGATATTCGTCAGCTTCAATGTTATTGTAAAACATTGATACCATACTGTAAAATATCTTTTTGTCAATAGAGCTATTATAATCCTTATAAAATCTTGAAGCTGTTTTTCTTAATCTTTCAATTTCAGTATTTACCAGCTCATCAGTAGAATTTTTATCTAAATTAGAAAGCCCTCTAAAATTAGCGGCAAACCGTACAATCTCTATACCCCACACTGATTCAAAGAAATAAGTTGTCCAATTTTTTAAAGGTGTTAATTCTTTATAAACTTTTTCAAACTCGGGTAAAACATTTCCATATTCTTTCATTCTTTCAGGATTTGATTTAGCCCATTCTGTAAATTCCTTTTCAAGTTGTTTTTTCTTTTCAATGGCATCAATTCTGTCAAGACCTTTTAAAACTCCTTGCCATTTTTTCCAACCATTAGCAACACCTGCATATTTTGATGAGTATTGAATTCTTACTTTAGCATCTTTTTTCATTTCGCCAGCCATTATTTCAAGCCTTTTATTTCTAAGGCTAACACGTACAGGACGGTCATACTTAGCAATCATTTCCACAGCATAGGAAGGTAAATACTCCTGAGTTGTGTAAGGATATCCATAAACCATTGTAAAATCATTTTTCTTCACTCCTTTTAAAGAAATTTTCAAATGTTTTTCAGCTTTTAAAGGAATATTATCCTTTGAGAATTTTGCAGGTGAACCATCGGGTGCAGAATATATTCTGAATAAAGAAAAATCTCCTGTGTGCCTAGGCCACATCCAGTTATCAGTATCGCCTCCAAACTTTCCAATTGCAGAAGGAGGAGCACCAACAAAGCGAATATCTTTAAACTCCTGCATAACATAAATAAAATATTGATTACCATAATACAATGGTTTTACAGTTGCAATATAATTCGTAGCCGAAGTTGCTTCATTTATCAGCTTTGATGAAGCTTTTCTAATCATTGAACTTCTTTCTGATTCACTCATAGTTTTTGTTACATCTTTTAAAACAATATCTGTAACATCTTCCATTCGTATCAGAAATTTTACGCTAAGTCCTGGATTTACAAGTTCTTCTTGCATTGAACTTGCCCAATATCCATTTGTAAGATAATCATGTTCTACTGAGCTATGAGCTTGAATTTGTCCATATCCGCAATGATGATTTGTAAGTATCAATCCCTTTTCAGAAATTACCTCAGCAGTACAACCTCTTCCGAATAAGACAATTGCATCTTTTAAGCTTGAATGATTAATGCTGTAAATATCCTCTGCAGAAATTTTCAAACCTTTTTTTATCATGTCTTCTTCATTGTATTTGCTAAGGAGTGAAGGAATCCACATTCC is a window of Bacteroidota bacterium DNA encoding:
- a CDS encoding S46 family peptidase; translated protein: MKKSKVYFVLAVVLIFNFSLFADEGMWIPSLLSKYNEEDMIKKGLKISAEDIYSINHSSLKDAIVLFGRGCTAEVISEKGLILTNHHCGYGQIQAHSSVEHDYLTNGYWASSMQEELVNPGLSVKFLIRMEDVTDIVLKDVTKTMSESERSSMIRKASSKLINEATSATNYIATVKPLYYGNQYFIYVMQEFKDIRFVGAPPSAIGKFGGDTDNWMWPRHTGDFSLFRIYSAPDGSPAKFSKDNIPLKAEKHLKISLKGVKKNDFTMVYGYPYTTQEYLPSYAVEMIAKYDRPVRVSLRNKRLEIMAGEMKKDAKVRIQYSSKYAGVANGWKKWQGVLKGLDRIDAIEKKKQLEKEFTEWAKSNPERMKEYGNVLPEFEKVYKELTPLKNWTTYFFESVWGIEIVRFAANFRGLSNLDKNSTDELVNTEIERLRKTASRFYKDYNSSIDKKIFYSMVSMFYNNIEADEYPPMILSIQNKFDGDIEKYSNFVFEESFMTSQQKLNDFLDSYKASKNKKITNDPVFMLMTDFISYYRSNYAKQLQELENKKDKLMRDYMRGLMEMQKDKLFYPDANATMRLTYGKVDTYEPKDAITYTYFTTLKGIMEKDDPNVYDYDVPEKLKELYENKDYGKYAEDGKMHICFLASNHTTGGNSGSPVLNAYGHLIGLNFDRNWEGTMSDIMYDPKMCRNISLDIRYFLFIVDKFAGAGHLVEEMDLVE